Proteins from one Entomospira culicis genomic window:
- a CDS encoding metal ABC transporter substrate-binding protein → MKRFLSLSLLIVALVSACTGKGNQEESNLPTIHTTLFLTYDFAKAIAGDKMHVELFVPAGVDTHTYEPSANDMLKAQKSALFLWTSSTMEPWMPKLIESLNIEKQSVNLADALHLHELNGGEGHDHHDHDHEHHHHHDNDPHFWMNPNFLLPLFDAVTQSIIAQDPDNRTYYETNAQIYREELQAIITDAQEIVATSPKHPLLFGGGFSHQAFLTAYNLPYFSVYASDSIENEPTIAHLATIRQAIQEQGLIYIFVDPMLTTKIATTLAEDYNLLILPWHTGHTLNKEDLDAEVSYLDLLKENNDYLLLALHNQPVLPSN, encoded by the coding sequence ATGAAACGTTTTCTATCGCTATCTCTCTTGATAGTAGCGCTCGTAAGCGCCTGCACCGGTAAGGGTAATCAGGAGGAGTCGAACCTACCAACTATCCACACCACACTCTTTCTTACCTACGACTTCGCCAAAGCGATCGCGGGGGATAAGATGCACGTGGAGCTCTTTGTACCAGCAGGGGTGGATACCCACACCTACGAGCCATCGGCAAATGATATGCTCAAAGCACAAAAGAGCGCACTCTTTCTCTGGACCAGTAGCACCATGGAGCCTTGGATGCCTAAGCTAATCGAAAGCCTTAATATCGAAAAGCAGAGCGTCAACCTCGCCGATGCCCTTCATCTCCATGAGCTCAATGGCGGAGAAGGCCACGATCATCATGATCATGACCACGAACATCACCATCACCACGATAACGATCCCCACTTTTGGATGAATCCCAACTTCTTGCTCCCCCTCTTCGACGCGGTAACCCAGAGCATCATCGCCCAAGACCCCGACAATCGTACCTATTACGAAACCAACGCCCAAATCTACCGCGAAGAGCTTCAAGCCATCATCACCGACGCACAAGAGATCGTGGCAACCAGCCCCAAACATCCGCTTCTCTTTGGCGGGGGATTCTCTCACCAAGCCTTCTTAACCGCCTACAACCTCCCCTATTTCAGCGTCTATGCCAGCGACAGCATTGAGAACGAACCCACCATCGCCCACCTTGCCACCATTCGCCAAGCGATACAAGAGCAAGGGCTCATCTATATCTTTGTCGATCCCATGCTCACCACCAAAATCGCCACCACCCTCGCCGAAGATTACAACCTTCTCATTTTACCTTGGCACACCGGACACACCCTCAATAAAGAAGATCTCGACGCTGAAGTCAGCTACCTCGACCTTCTTAAAGAGAACAACGACTACCTCCTCTTAGCACTCCACAATCAACCTGTCTTGCCTAGTAACTAA
- a CDS encoding M23 family metallopeptidase produces the protein MALPVDSFLRPKRKSPVKEKRWRTLPKTQHANIATIFRASYFHGAVLLSSLAIIGVGLILFVQAQRYVAPPALFLMEASLELPLLDFELRERMGSQQSVVLVNPIHQGLYYTAVLGEGIGISSLAQRYALSIGTLLSFNGLQTLEESAHFEVVKLPFMDGLMVDLGRERTLRWVAKHYKVDEDLLRSANYINSERESVEGSIFIPHRQMSATKLKRMIGNTFIYPVFGSLKEVYGHNMDQLTGLDRYASGVLFQTKPESPVYFIGDGIIIESGYHHKLGYYIVAKHQEYIGFYGNLASPSTHRLDSSIKQGDLVGQVASDGRHGQFYFSLLRGGNAIDPLPLLH, from the coding sequence ATGGCACTACCGGTCGATTCGTTTTTGCGTCCTAAGCGCAAGAGCCCCGTAAAAGAGAAGAGATGGCGCACTCTGCCCAAGACACAGCATGCGAATATCGCAACGATTTTTCGTGCGAGTTATTTTCATGGTGCGGTATTGCTTAGCTCCTTAGCCATCATTGGGGTGGGATTGATCCTCTTTGTGCAAGCCCAACGCTATGTGGCTCCGCCTGCGCTCTTTTTAATGGAGGCATCATTAGAGCTACCGCTTTTAGATTTTGAGTTGCGCGAGCGTATGGGCAGTCAGCAGTCGGTGGTGCTGGTTAATCCTATCCATCAAGGTCTCTACTATACGGCGGTGCTTGGCGAGGGCATCGGGATCTCTTCGCTTGCCCAGCGCTATGCGCTCTCTATTGGTACGCTTTTGAGTTTTAATGGCTTACAAACGTTGGAAGAGTCGGCGCATTTTGAGGTGGTAAAGCTTCCTTTTATGGATGGCTTGATGGTCGACTTGGGGCGCGAACGCACTCTTCGGTGGGTAGCCAAGCACTACAAAGTCGACGAAGATCTCTTGCGATCGGCAAATTATATCAACAGCGAGCGCGAGTCTGTGGAGGGATCGATCTTCATTCCGCATCGACAGATGAGTGCCACAAAACTCAAACGGATGATCGGCAATACCTTTATCTACCCCGTCTTTGGCAGCTTAAAAGAGGTCTATGGACACAATATGGATCAACTTACCGGCTTAGATCGCTACGCTTCTGGTGTTTTATTTCAGACGAAACCCGAGAGTCCTGTCTATTTTATTGGTGATGGCATCATCATCGAGTCGGGCTATCACCATAAACTTGGCTACTATATTGTGGCTAAGCATCAGGAGTATATCGGATTTTATGGTAACTTAGCCAGCCCATCCACGCACCGCTTGGACAGTAGTATCAAGCAAGGAGATTTGGTCGGACAAGTAGCTAGCGACGGTCGGCATGGGCAGTTCTACTTTTCGCTTTTACGTGGCGGAAATGCGATTGATCCGCTTCCCTTGTTGCACTAA
- the pyrH gene encoding UMP kinase, with protein MSMKTLSLGGSLVAPDAVDVEFLQQFHALVTQYLEEDSARKLIIVVGGGAPARLYQGAARSLVKDIDNDALDWIGIQATKLNAQLVKTLFGDLCLEPVVENPEVDTFAKGRILVGAGWKPGFSSDYDAAVLAHRFGSERLVNLSNISYVYSDDPQKNPNAQPLKTMSWQDLQALVGESWLPGSNLPFDPIAAKFSKEHKLTVVVANGKNLENLKAILNEQPFEGTTIK; from the coding sequence ATGTCGATGAAAACGTTGTCGCTGGGTGGGTCATTGGTCGCACCCGATGCGGTAGATGTGGAATTTTTGCAACAATTTCACGCCTTAGTTACCCAGTATTTAGAGGAAGATAGTGCGCGAAAATTGATTATTGTGGTGGGAGGTGGAGCTCCGGCACGGCTGTATCAAGGGGCGGCACGGAGCTTAGTTAAAGATATCGATAACGACGCACTCGATTGGATTGGTATTCAGGCGACCAAGCTCAATGCCCAGTTGGTTAAGACGCTCTTTGGCGATCTCTGCCTTGAGCCCGTGGTAGAGAATCCCGAGGTTGACACCTTCGCTAAGGGACGTATCCTCGTGGGTGCAGGCTGGAAACCTGGTTTCTCTAGCGACTACGACGCTGCGGTTTTGGCGCATCGTTTCGGGTCGGAGCGCTTAGTAAATCTTTCGAATATCAGCTATGTTTATTCAGACGACCCCCAAAAAAATCCCAACGCCCAACCGCTCAAAACCATGAGCTGGCAAGATCTCCAAGCCTTGGTGGGCGAGAGTTGGTTACCAGGTTCGAATTTACCCTTCGATCCGATTGCCGCGAAATTTTCGAAGGAACATAAGCTAACCGTAGTGGTAGCCAATGGCAAGAATCTCGAAAATCTCAAGGCAATCTTAAATGAGCAACCCTTTGAGGGAACGACAATTAAATAA
- the rlmN gene encoding 23S rRNA (adenine(2503)-C(2))-methyltransferase RlmN codes for MMLTSYTLEELHQKTLADQPKFRAKQLWQALYHHKATHVNDIHVWPAALRENFSQPNLFSSKIVKTLTEDKQVKLVIELHDQRRVETVLLVDKNDRKTACLSSQVGCAMGCTFCKTGTLGLTRNLEVGEIIEQFLFLQNNYGTLDNVVFMGMGEPTANLLAVLKTIRLLGDKESLHMSPRRFTISTCGITSGIRAIADANPQIGLAFSLVTANDEKRPIIMPSAKKNPLPELKSALLYYQQKGGRRITLEMALLPDYNMSKEDARKVAQFGEGLEYIANIIPWNPVAGLPYRSPTQEEIDQFSDWLEDFGVPATRRYRRASTIAGACGQLGEG; via the coding sequence ATGATGCTCACCTCTTATACCCTTGAGGAACTCCACCAAAAGACGCTCGCCGATCAACCCAAATTCCGCGCCAAGCAACTTTGGCAGGCGCTTTATCACCATAAGGCGACCCATGTCAATGATATCCATGTATGGCCCGCTGCCTTGCGCGAGAACTTTTCGCAACCCAATCTTTTTTCTAGCAAAATTGTGAAGACACTCACCGAGGATAAACAGGTCAAACTCGTAATCGAACTGCACGATCAACGACGGGTGGAGACGGTGCTTTTGGTCGATAAAAACGATCGCAAAACCGCCTGTCTCTCCTCGCAAGTGGGCTGTGCGATGGGGTGTACCTTTTGCAAAACCGGCACGTTGGGTCTCACCCGTAACCTCGAAGTAGGCGAGATCATCGAGCAATTTCTCTTTCTCCAAAACAACTACGGCACGCTTGATAATGTCGTCTTTATGGGCATGGGCGAGCCGACGGCGAACCTCCTTGCTGTCCTCAAGACTATCCGTCTCTTAGGCGATAAAGAGAGCCTGCACATGAGTCCACGCCGTTTTACCATTAGCACCTGTGGCATTACCTCGGGGATTCGTGCCATTGCCGATGCTAACCCGCAAATTGGTTTGGCCTTTAGTTTGGTAACCGCCAACGATGAAAAACGCCCCATCATTATGCCCAGCGCCAAGAAGAACCCACTGCCAGAACTCAAATCGGCATTGCTCTACTATCAACAAAAGGGTGGGCGACGCATTACCCTCGAAATGGCGCTTTTGCCTGACTACAATATGAGCAAAGAAGATGCCAGAAAAGTTGCTCAATTTGGCGAGGGGTTAGAGTATATCGCCAATATCATTCCGTGGAATCCCGTCGCAGGTCTGCCCTATCGTAGCCCCACACAGGAAGAGATCGATCAATTTAGCGACTGGCTAGAGGATTTTGGTGTACCAGCTACCCGTCGTTATCGCCGAGCCTCTACTATTGCAGGCGCATGTGGGCAATTGGGGGAGGGCTAA
- a CDS encoding adenylate kinase: MKHKLIFLGSPGAGKGTMAQRLAVHMGIPHISTGDIFRENIKNETPLGNEVKSILSSGALVPDALTIALVADRLGREDAHHGYILDGFPRTLAQADALATISTIDQAINFVVPQTVIIARLSGRLVCPHCNASFHKNDFPPQKEGICDHCGHALIVRKDDQPEAIKHRLTVYASETQPLIEYYKNKQLLTDLDSSQDMDKVFDDLLTLLAHTGDNR, translated from the coding sequence ATGAAGCATAAGTTGATTTTTTTAGGCTCCCCCGGTGCGGGAAAAGGCACAATGGCGCAACGATTAGCCGTTCATATGGGCATTCCCCACATCTCTACGGGCGACATTTTTCGAGAGAATATTAAAAATGAAACGCCTCTTGGCAATGAGGTAAAGTCGATTCTTAGTAGTGGCGCACTCGTACCCGATGCCCTTACCATCGCCTTAGTCGCCGATCGCTTAGGCAGAGAAGATGCGCACCATGGCTATATTTTAGATGGCTTTCCGCGTACGCTTGCACAAGCCGACGCTCTAGCTACGATCTCTACCATCGACCAAGCGATCAATTTTGTTGTGCCACAAACGGTCATCATCGCCAGACTCAGCGGACGACTTGTCTGCCCTCACTGTAACGCAAGCTTCCATAAAAACGACTTTCCTCCCCAAAAAGAGGGCATTTGCGACCACTGTGGACATGCACTCATCGTGCGCAAAGACGACCAACCCGAGGCCATTAAACATCGCCTTACCGTCTATGCCTCCGAAACACAGCCCCTCATTGAGTACTATAAAAATAAACAGCTCCTTACCGATTTGGATAGCTCCCAAGATATGGACAAGGTGTTTGACGATCTCTTAACGCTCCTTGCCCACACAGGAGATAATCGTTAG
- a CDS encoding DUF1538 family protein, which produces MNAKYQKITITPTQAMTLLGGYAQKKVSAQLKAISFISLYLIIFQVFILGNSLNNPLVIFIGLVAVVLGLAFFLEGLFLSVMPLAEMAGAELPNKTPLTITLGLAFALGALATLAEPAMVVLQSVANFIPMHQAPLLYYLFNENNFLFILALGFGVGFAMLAGSLMTLKNLSLKAFIITLLLLALTLSIIAYLDPRSRPMVALAWDAGGIATGAVTVPLIIAFGLGINRTTGSNSDSNGLGIVTLANLGPINALLTLSLLLRNRMPHPQETLEIFLQDPKASIFTANTLEHIDTSWLSQLSEHLQLFLSQLGAAITAVGPLVLALVVIIMLFIRKKPNLIDEKVLGVLFSIVGMFFLNYGIQTGLTPLGQGVGANVSSIIKPTEAPPKTIENFQIDQLAYFPKADGERVAFFPLVIDDKINYIPFEEALYDAEQKTYHLRADHPIFEEEIALPWGKMALFFAFFVLLGFGAVVAEPTLHALANTLSELTAGSFPKAQLIKQVALGVGIGLAIGVLRMMFDIPFILILLPLYTIALLLTIFSESTYMAIAWDAAGVATGPITVPLVIAVGLGLNQYFQSSEQFGFLTLGATIPILILLTISLGEKIQQRRLKQAGGSQ; this is translated from the coding sequence ATGAACGCAAAATATCAAAAAATCACCATCACCCCCACGCAAGCGATGACGCTCCTAGGTGGATACGCCCAAAAAAAGGTATCTGCACAGCTTAAAGCTATTAGCTTTATTTCGCTATATCTTATTATATTTCAAGTATTTATCCTTGGCAACTCCCTCAATAATCCTCTTGTCATTTTTATAGGCTTAGTCGCAGTCGTCTTAGGGCTTGCGTTCTTTTTAGAGGGTCTTTTTCTTAGCGTCATGCCCCTCGCCGAGATGGCTGGTGCCGAACTTCCCAATAAAACGCCCCTCACCATCACGCTAGGCTTAGCCTTCGCCCTCGGTGCGCTAGCAACCCTTGCCGAGCCTGCTATGGTGGTGCTCCAAAGTGTGGCAAACTTTATCCCCATGCATCAAGCACCGCTACTTTACTATCTCTTTAATGAAAATAATTTTCTCTTTATCCTTGCGCTAGGCTTTGGCGTAGGCTTTGCCATGCTTGCCGGTAGCCTTATGACACTGAAGAATCTCTCGCTTAAAGCCTTTATCATTACCCTCCTCTTACTTGCCCTCACCCTCTCCATTATCGCCTACCTCGACCCTCGCTCACGCCCAATGGTCGCCTTAGCGTGGGATGCAGGCGGTATCGCTACGGGCGCAGTTACCGTTCCGCTTATCATCGCCTTTGGGTTAGGAATCAATCGCACCACCGGTAGCAACTCCGACAGCAACGGCTTAGGCATTGTTACCCTTGCCAACTTAGGCCCTATCAATGCACTTTTAACCTTGAGCCTGCTCTTACGCAACCGTATGCCCCATCCACAAGAGACATTAGAAATATTTTTACAAGACCCAAAAGCCAGTATCTTTACCGCTAACACCCTAGAGCACATCGATACGTCTTGGCTAAGCCAACTCTCCGAACATCTACAGCTCTTCCTCAGCCAATTAGGCGCGGCCATCACGGCGGTAGGGCCTTTAGTCTTAGCGTTGGTCGTAATTATCATGCTCTTTATCCGCAAAAAGCCCAACCTCATCGATGAAAAAGTACTGGGCGTTCTCTTTAGCATTGTGGGCATGTTCTTCCTTAACTACGGCATCCAAACCGGTCTCACGCCCCTTGGGCAAGGCGTAGGGGCGAACGTCTCTAGTATTATTAAGCCTACCGAAGCTCCGCCTAAAACTATCGAAAATTTCCAAATCGATCAACTAGCATACTTCCCAAAGGCAGATGGCGAACGTGTTGCCTTCTTCCCGTTGGTTATAGATGATAAGATAAATTACATTCCCTTTGAAGAAGCGCTCTACGATGCCGAACAAAAGACCTATCATCTACGCGCTGATCACCCCATCTTTGAGGAGGAAATTGCCCTGCCTTGGGGTAAAATGGCACTCTTTTTTGCCTTTTTTGTTCTTCTTGGCTTTGGCGCTGTGGTTGCCGAACCTACCCTGCATGCGCTTGCCAACACCCTCTCTGAACTGACTGCCGGTAGTTTTCCTAAAGCACAGCTCATCAAGCAAGTCGCGCTAGGGGTGGGCATTGGTCTGGCAATTGGCGTGTTGCGGATGATGTTTGATATCCCCTTTATCTTGATTCTTTTGCCTCTCTATACCATTGCTCTTCTCTTAACCATATTCAGCGAAAGTACATACATGGCAATTGCGTGGGATGCCGCCGGTGTCGCCACTGGGCCAATTACGGTGCCTCTGGTTATCGCCGTAGGATTGGGCTTAAATCAATACTTTCAAAGTAGCGAACAATTTGGCTTTTTAACCCTCGGTGCTACTATCCCCATTCTTATCTTACTAACCATCAGTCTTGGCGAGAAGATTCAACAACGCCGACTCAAACAAGCGGGAGGATCGCAATAA
- a CDS encoding alpha/beta hydrolase — protein MVSLILGDNRSDTFLQRSAWLGLNVSLFLVIFMIFTPKLMAQQIHHRAFFSPTLKNEWRYSIYLPKVVSEHPEEKYPVIFMLHGMFNTDKSFETKKFASLINDLIEKNLIDPVIVVFPNGFRQSWWVDSEAFGSIESAFFHDLLPHIALYYAISTDPQKRVIAGISMGGFGALNYAFHHSDTFAHLWLFSPALFLPSPLNPETHPDATPGNWRERIVLRNVIQYRAFAFAGEAQPFNALLFIPKTYPYLHERRPDRLAELDILLFYGDADPITDSGTRFLHDFFTEHVPHAKIFVTPSAGHQWSLWRTDFARALQATFPYINQEKLH, from the coding sequence ATGGTCTCTCTTATTTTAGGCGATAATCGTTCTGATACGTTTCTGCAAAGATCCGCATGGCTGGGTCTTAATGTTTCCTTGTTCTTGGTGATTTTTATGATATTTACTCCTAAACTTATGGCGCAACAGATTCATCATCGCGCCTTCTTCTCGCCCACGCTCAAAAATGAGTGGCGTTATAGCATTTATTTACCTAAGGTGGTGAGCGAGCATCCAGAGGAGAAGTATCCCGTCATCTTTATGCTCCACGGCATGTTCAATACCGACAAGAGCTTTGAGACTAAGAAATTCGCGTCACTTATTAATGACTTAATTGAAAAAAACCTGATTGATCCCGTAATTGTGGTCTTTCCCAATGGTTTTCGTCAGAGCTGGTGGGTAGACTCCGAAGCCTTTGGCTCGATTGAGAGCGCCTTCTTTCACGATCTCCTACCTCACATCGCCCTCTACTACGCCATCTCTACCGACCCGCAAAAACGTGTCATCGCAGGCATTAGTATGGGTGGCTTTGGCGCCCTCAATTATGCATTCCATCATAGCGATACCTTTGCCCACCTATGGCTCTTCTCCCCAGCGCTCTTTCTGCCTTCGCCCTTAAATCCCGAGACCCACCCCGATGCTACCCCCGGTAATTGGCGAGAGCGCATCGTTCTTAGAAACGTCATTCAATATCGCGCCTTTGCCTTTGCCGGGGAGGCACAACCCTTCAATGCCCTGCTCTTCATCCCCAAAACCTATCCCTACCTCCATGAGCGCCGACCTGATCGGCTTGCAGAGCTCGATATTCTCCTCTTCTATGGCGACGCCGACCCCATCACCGATTCTGGCACGCGCTTTCTCCACGACTTCTTTACAGAACACGTCCCCCACGCCAAAATCTTTGTAACCCCAAGTGCAGGACATCAATGGAGCCTCTGGCGTACCGACTTTGCTCGCGCCCTACAGGCAACTTTTCCTTATATCAATCAAGAAAAATTGCATTGA